The following coding sequences are from one Bradyrhizobium sp. WSM471 window:
- a CDS encoding LuxR family transcriptional regulator, which produces MDRVFQIFAERLTESRHPDAAQQSMADVTAALNLSCFAYLALPQRRGSNPNLISTYPSSWTALYLKRGYESIDPVVRRAIRQSDPFRWGLNFEARNRPESERELFEEAAEFGIRCGITFPIHDNKGATAALTFATDARRTAFERSIVKHAQNLRLIAIFFHANARRFWTSDRVVGGVVLSPREFECLEWSSRGKSAGDIGIILGISERTAGFHLDNARAKLGVRSLRQAAVLLAESKFRR; this is translated from the coding sequence ATGGATCGGGTTTTTCAAATTTTTGCTGAGCGATTAACAGAAAGCAGACACCCAGATGCAGCTCAGCAGAGCATGGCTGATGTCACCGCTGCGCTGAACTTGTCTTGCTTCGCCTATCTTGCTCTTCCTCAAAGACGAGGGAGCAACCCCAACCTAATATCGACATATCCATCCTCTTGGACCGCCCTTTATTTGAAGCGCGGCTACGAATCCATCGATCCGGTAGTACGTCGGGCGATCCGCCAGTCTGACCCCTTCCGCTGGGGGCTTAATTTCGAAGCGCGAAATCGACCGGAATCTGAGCGTGAGCTGTTCGAAGAAGCTGCCGAATTCGGCATTCGGTGTGGGATCACCTTTCCAATCCACGATAACAAGGGCGCAACTGCCGCGCTGACCTTTGCGACTGATGCGCGTCGAACTGCTTTCGAACGCTCGATAGTCAAGCACGCCCAGAACCTGCGACTAATCGCGATTTTTTTCCATGCAAATGCGAGACGTTTCTGGACGTCCGATCGCGTTGTGGGTGGGGTTGTCTTGTCTCCTCGCGAGTTCGAATGTCTCGAATGGTCTTCTCGCGGCAAATCTGCGGGGGACATCGGGATTATTCTCGGCATCTCGGAGCGAACCGCTGGCTTTCACTTGGATAACGCTCGAGCGAAGCTCGGCGTTCGCTCGCTTCGTCAAGCCGCCGTGCTGTTAGCCGAATCTAAATTTCGAAGATAA
- the ald gene encoding alanine dehydrogenase: MKVGVPKEIKTHEYRVGLTPGAVRDYVAAGHSVLVETNAGAGIGATDDAYRKAGANIAASAREVFASSEMVVKVKEPQPSEWTELRENQILFTYLHLAPDPEQAKGLIKSGCTAIAYETVTDAQGGLPLLAPMSEVAGRLAIEAAGAALKRSAGGRGLLIGGVPGVQPARIVVIGGGVVGTHAARMAVGLGAEVTILDRSIPRLRELDEVFNGRVRTRFSTIESLEQEVFAADVVIGAVLVPGASAPKLVSRNMLSSMRKGSVMVDVAIDQGGCFETSRPTTHADPTYEVDGVIHYCVANMPGAVPLTSSQALNNATLPFGLALANRGFSAVLESPHLRSGLNVYRGRLTYRAVAESLGLPFSPIDQAAA; this comes from the coding sequence ATGAAGGTCGGCGTTCCCAAGGAAATAAAAACACACGAATACCGCGTGGGGCTGACGCCCGGGGCCGTTCGCGACTACGTGGCCGCTGGCCACAGCGTCTTGGTCGAGACGAATGCCGGTGCGGGCATTGGCGCTACAGATGATGCCTATCGCAAAGCTGGCGCTAACATCGCGGCATCTGCTCGCGAGGTGTTCGCGTCGAGCGAAATGGTAGTGAAGGTCAAGGAACCACAACCGTCCGAATGGACAGAATTGCGCGAAAACCAGATCCTCTTCACTTACCTCCATCTAGCTCCAGATCCGGAGCAGGCCAAAGGGCTCATCAAATCGGGCTGCACCGCAATTGCTTATGAAACAGTCACTGACGCGCAGGGTGGGCTTCCGTTGCTTGCTCCGATGAGTGAGGTTGCGGGGAGGCTGGCGATCGAGGCAGCGGGTGCGGCGCTGAAGCGGTCCGCTGGCGGACGAGGATTGCTGATTGGCGGCGTGCCCGGGGTGCAACCCGCGCGCATCGTGGTGATCGGAGGGGGAGTTGTCGGCACTCACGCGGCCCGGATGGCAGTGGGGCTCGGAGCTGAGGTTACTATCCTGGACCGTTCGATTCCTCGGCTTCGCGAACTCGACGAGGTGTTCAACGGGCGAGTTCGTACCAGATTCTCAACTATAGAATCTCTTGAACAGGAGGTATTTGCGGCAGACGTCGTCATCGGTGCCGTTCTCGTTCCGGGCGCGAGCGCGCCGAAGCTTGTAAGCCGGAACATGTTGAGCTCGATGCGCAAAGGTTCCGTAATGGTTGATGTGGCTATCGATCAGGGCGGCTGCTTCGAGACATCGCGCCCGACGACGCACGCCGATCCAACCTATGAGGTGGATGGCGTGATTCACTACTGCGTCGCAAACATGCCGGGAGCTGTTCCACTCACCTCAAGCCAAGCGCTGAACAATGCGACGCTGCCTTTTGGCCTGGCTCTCGCCAACCGGGGATTCTCAGCCGTGCTCGAAAGTCCGCACCTGCGCTCAGGGCTCAATGTTTATCGTGGGCGGCTCACTTACAGGGCCGTGGCAGAGAGCCTCGGTTTGCCCTTCTCACCGATCGATCAGGCCGCAGCCTGA